TAATCTTAAAACAAAGGAATGAACTTTCACATTGTTTGGTAAATTTTAATGTTGGAGCTGGcagtattttctcttttttttcttctgcatcATTGGGTGAAACGTCCATAACTTTTTTATCATGTTGTATTTCAAGGGTCTAAATGGAAACGAGACTCCTGCTCTTCTTCCTGTAACCTGTGATGAGAgagctcagccaatcacaggctTCCCTCTCAGATCAGGTGGGCAAATTACATCATGGTGCGACGGGATGAACACAGGACTTTGACTCAGGACAGCAGCACTGGGATCCTGTGTGGAACGTTACTGACTTTGAGCTTGAgtcattttaacacatttaaagCGTCTTCCTGGTCAGAGTAGACTGAGGGAGGAGGCCGTGTTTTCAAATTCTGGTGTTTTCTTCCAGATTACTGGAAGGTTTAAGCAAAACCTTTAATTAGGTCAAATGATCAATTCCACCTCTTATTAATATATTCCTGTGGATAAGTAGGTCCATCACCAAAACTGAATATTAGATTTCTTGGCTTGATTTTTTCTGCTTAAAAAGCCTTAGACTGTGCACAaaatcattatcattattacgACTTTTTGATTTGTCCCCTTCAAATACCATAATAGGAATAAATTCTACTTAATTTCCACGTAGTTTAGGCGTTTCAAAGGAATTTCAACGGAACAGAAAAGAGAATGGCACCTGTACTCCAAAACCACAACTATGACTTCATTTTGAAGTATATTTGCAGCATTAAGCTGTTTCTATTGTGATTTTTTAGTAGCCCTGTAATAAGAGAacatacaatataaatacaCGAATTAATAGATTAATATTATTACAATATTTAATGGATTAGCTGCACAGTTGAAAGGCTTTtcaagtggcaaaaaaaaaaactaaaattctcCAAATAACACGACAGCATCccttaaataaaacaaaacagtgctTCAAAGTGTAGGGATGTTAATCCTGCTCTTTGGAACATTTTAAGGGGCGACATCTTTGTAAAGAAAGATTTTCCTATAAAACCCCCCTTTATTACAGTCCACTGTTTTGCCGGCTAAACCGATTATCTGTAGTCTCCAAACCTCCCCAAACTACAGAATTTGCTTTCAGGAGGGTTTGGTGTTTATTTTCCAGAATTCTATTAAAACTATTGTAACAGATTACAATGAAGATGTATCGAGTATTATTTAtcccttttaaaatgttttttaccCTTGAAGAACCTCACAATGCAACGAAGCAGTTTAAAGCACTTTGTAGATgaaggtgttttatttttttaaatactttaaatcTGTGATCTTATGATGTATTTTACAAGATTATCTGCACAGAGCTAATGAGTGGACGATTAAACCATTATGATGAAATATCCACaggttttaaagtgttttcctTTGAGGGTAAAATCTACTTTCTGAAAAGAAGGTAGTTTATAAgctttactgtgtttttgttaaCAGCTGGGTGACTGCTATTGAACCACTATGACTACAACTATGGACACCACAACTACTATGACTACAACTATGGCCACCACAACTACTATGACTACAACTATGGACACTACAACTACTATGACTACAACTATGGACACCACAACTACTATGACTACAACTATGGACACCACAACTACTATGACTACAACTATGAACAACACAAGTACTATGACTTCAACTATGGCCACCACAACTACTATGACTACAACTATGGCCACCACAACTACTATGACTACAACTATGGACACCACAACTACTGTGACTACAACTATGGACACTACAACTAATATGACTACAACTATGGCCACTACAACTACTATGACTACAACTATGGACACCACAACTAATATGACTACAACTATGGCCACCACAACTACTATGACTACAACTATGGACACCACAACTACTGTGACTACAACTATGGACACTACAACTAATATGACTACAACTATGGCCACTACAACTACTATGACTACAACTATGGCCACCACAACTACTATGACTACAACTATGGCCACCACAACTACTATGACTACAACTATGGACACCACAACTACTGTGACTACAACTATGGACACTACAACTAATATGACTACAACTATGGCCACTACAACTACTATGACTACAACTATGGACACCACAACTAATATGACTACAACTATGGACACAACTAATATGACTACAACTATGGCCATCACAACTAATATGACTACAACTATGGACACCACAACTAATATGACTACAACTATGGACACAACTAATATGACTACAACTATGGCCACCACAACTACTATGACTACAACTATGGACACCACAACTACTATGACTACAACTATGGCCATCACAACTAATATGACTACAACTATGGACACCACAACTACTGTGACTACAACTATGGACACTACAACTAATATGACTACAACTATGGACACAACAACTAATATGACTACAACTATGGCCACCACAACTACTATGACTACAACTATGGACACCACAACTACTATGACTACAACTATGGACACCACAACTACTATGACTACAACTATGGACACTACAACTACTATGACTACAACTATGGACACCACAACTACTATGACTACAACTATGAACAACACAAGTACTATGACTTCAACTATGGCCACTACAACTACTATGACTACAACTATGGCCACCACAACTACTATGACTACAACTATGGACACCACAACTACTGTGACTACAACTATGGACACTACAACTAATATGACTACAACTATGGACACCACAACTACCATGACTACAACTATGGACACTACAACTAATATGACTACAACTATGGACACTACAACTACTATGACTACAACTATGGACACCACAACTACTGTGACTACAACTATGGCCACCACAACTACTATGACTACAACTATGGACACCACAACTACTATGACTACAACTATGGCCACTACAACTACTATGACTACAACTATGGACACTACAACTACTATGACTACAACTATGGACACCACAACTACTATGACTACAACTATGGCCACTACAACTACTATAACTACAACTATGGCCACTACAACTACTATGACTACAACTATGGCCACCACAACTACTATGACTACAACTATGGCCACCACAACTACTATGACTACAACTATGGACACCACAACTACTGTGACTACAACTATGGCCACCACAACTACTACTATGACTACAACTATGGCCACTACAACTAATATGACTACAACTATGGACACTACAACGACGATGACTACAACTATGGACACtacggctgaatcccaaaccgccccctacacactcccccttcactaccgagtgtcactccaaaagaagtcacactcgcagctgtgcaGGGcgcctattattgaagggggagggtataaatacgatcgtcaggaatgggtcgccctgtcgcctcaccggaaaacggaagacgtcatcgccatggtaacacaaagacgcctactgtcatggctgtagcgctgtggcacaggttgcaactaacaaggatcgctgctgcttccagaagacgaaagcatcccactttttttcactcacatgttttccaatcctattatctggcatttcaaatccaacaaatgaatgaatgaataaatgaattctgtcagttgtgttcaaattttaaggtgtcagggggtgcacaattaaatcaaacatcagcagagaagaagatttgtttcttttgttttatctttttacaccactctttttgtgatgttctgtcagtgtgaaaaaggcgtgggagaaataaaggacgcatgtggaacttacatcgatatgttgtttcctcctccatttcgacgttgcacttcctgaaaaagttgtccagagtgagcatcgatgcagactctctatttaagggctgaacagtccactccccctccgcactacgcggtttgggacggcccttaatatggaggaccctccacgggaacacgcaaacggaggggtagtgtgtagggatagtgtgtagggggcggtttgggattcagcctacaACTACTATGACTACAACTATGGACACTGGTTGTAGTGTCAGTGGGGGCCGGCTGCAATTGGCCCTGGTTGGGATGTCTCTGTCTTGTGGCTGGCATCATCTTGGCCAAGTCGGGGGTCTACAAGACTGTTTTGCTGTGTGGGCCCCTCACTGTCCTTATGGCGGGGCATGCCCGGGCGGAGGCATCTGGCCCTGTGCTGTAGGCGGCGCCCCGTGCAGTCAGCCCCCTACGGTTACTGACCTGGCTCCTCTGTACTCAGCTTTTAAGATtacttcatctgtgtgtgtgtgtgtgtgtgtgtgtgtggtgtgtatttggtgtgtgtgtgtgtgtatgtgttgggGTTGGAGATGGGGCGGGGGGAGGGGACTGTTTTTAACATGTATagcactttgtgctgcattttaaatgtatgaaaaagtgctctataaataaagtttgatttgatttgatttgaactATGGCCACCACAACTACTATGACTACAACTGGCATCATTCACTGCAGTTGCAACATAACTATTCAGACCCACATGTTGTAGAAGTTCCTCCATCACCGAAGCTCCCAGGAGACTGGCCAAAATCCGCTTGATGTCTCCCATGGCAGGTTGCTCCCCACCAAAACCTCTAAAGCTTCGAAATCCATGGACATGCTCCATCTTGAAAAGTCAGCAACTTCCCAACAGTATTTAAGCCAAATTAACCTCTCCACAAATGTTTAATAATCATCTAAATCAATAGTCATCCATGAATCAATTAAATGTCTCAGATGGTCAGTCTATTGTCAAGCTTCTTCCCAAATCAGTGGAACATCCCCTGTATGTGAACACAGATGTGTTTTATTAACTCCAAACTAAAAACTATCTGAGTCAGGTTGTAAAAGAAACACCATGTGCCTATATGTGAAAACAGactaaacatccatccatccatcctctatacaccgctttatcctcactagggtcatggggggtgctggagtctatcccagctgacttgggtgaaggcaggggacaccctggacaggtcaccagtctgtcacagggctacatatacagacacacaatcacactcacattcacacctacagacaatttagagtaaccaattaacctcagcatgtttttggactgtgggaggaagctggaatacccggagaaaacccacgcatgcacagggagaacatgcaaactccatgcagaaagatcccaggccgggatttgaaccggcgctcttcttgctgcaaggcgaaagtgctaaccactaccacactgtgcagccctgaacaTCAATAATGAATAATCTGTTTCCTCTCAGGGATGTTCAGTAAGTTTTTTGGTATGATGTTTGTAATGTGGGCATCATCTCTCCATTTCAGGCTTAAATCTGTTGATTAAAGTTGTGTTAAACTGCATTGGTGCTCATGTTTTAGTCTGAAATGAGTTAATGTCTACTTTTAGGAGGCAAAAAGAACTTTGTCTGGAAGCTCTCACCCCAAAATACACAATAGTGACTGTGTTTTGAGCAAACCTGCCATTTTTAATGATATAAAACCCGCCAATAGAAggttaaatcatatttttcacaAACTTCTGATCATAATTTCTTTCCACCTTAACTTTATAAGTACTTTGGGTTTGGGTCACCAGATCACCACCACGTCCTCTGACCCTTTGATTTAGACGTCATGGGGGCAGAACTGGTGGACACTAGCGAGGATTCAAAAggaatttattaaacaaagcaggaactaaatcaatacagaaatgttcaaactggactgaggagaaaataaaccaaactcattccagaaacaaacaaaactgctgcgactgcaaaaacaaacaactaagttcaaaagaggaaacatacaaaaaaacaacctgaaactggataaactgaacaaagaaaCTGATGAAACAGGAGGAAGTGAACTAACAGGACAAGACAAAGTGTCCAGAACAGTCTgatgcagctctgaggaacaaacAAGTCCAACATCAGAACAGACCAGAGATCAGTTCAAAGGCTGCTCAACAAAACTATTCATTCCAAGGGCAGGATGGTAGGCAGGGGGGGGCTGGTCGGTATATAGagataaatatttaacatctctaatatatatgtaaatattgatctgtgtgtttgttaacaTTACAGGTGATGCAGATGTTTGTAATCTTTAATATCGTGGACGTTAGCGGCTAAAATGTTTCTTCTAACCACAGTTTATTCAGAACCTTCTCTTCAAAATATTTatgaatttaaaacacaaaaactgcttctctcatgttttaatgtgatttttgttggTAGAAGAGGTCGACACactgagaaaaaacatgaaatcctgCTCTTTTATTCTATTCCTGTTCAAACTAAGAatcatttcactcattttcagaACATGTGATTTAATTCTTGTTGCTGAGACTCCAGCAGGAGGCGCCGTTCCTTCAGTCCACCAAGCAgcagaaatctgtcaaaaactgATTATTTATCAGAACTAAACGCTGCAgattagttttgtgtttagttttcagACTGATTCAGCTTTTACATTCATATTTCTGTAGTTCTGCAGCttcttttgtcctgtttttacagAGAAAGTCTAAAATATGTGGAAGAATTTAGATTTCCTGTTGGATAAAAAGAgagatttaataataatgtagGTTTGTCCTCATTGCTTCAAGACTAAAGTGCATAAAAGAAACTAGAATGTCTGAATAGAAAGAATATTCAGATGAAAACACGTCGTGTTAACtggatgtttgtgtgatttctgtttgctttgtgaaGGTTTTAAAACTCTGTGAGCTAAATAATCATCAGATGTTTTTACaggaaaagattttaaatgtctgtttgctctaaaaagaaaaaaggaacaaatgaaTACAATAACAATATTAGATTATAAAACAGAGTTTGCACAGTTGTTTGCACAAAAACCTGATTTTctctggacaataatgtgtgaaagtctgtcagcagtttgtagattcactgcttcctctctcatttcacactttgtgcagctcaaatgcttttagttcaagtgagcgtcagaggaacaccacatcctgattttcactctcaacatttgactggaaaaagacgcaaacaccacatttggctcctggaagaatcacaacttcatctttgaagaggaagaagattagatttaatccatgaatgtgaaaacatgtttgtgagggacagagtcatggagagactcaactatctgttcaacactgtttctctgacaggaggagactctggagactgaactcagcacagaaacactgaggaggaaccagagaaccagaccccaaatccaggatagagaggttgagtgaatgtggtgttgaaggtgtggaggaggatcagagagtcagaggagactctgtagaaggacagagttccagcaggaacgtccacataaactgaaactctgtcagagtctgaggaggaactgatggaTGTTTGAATGTTATTGTGAATGACAGAGTAACCATcatcagagcagatcagactccaggactgatcattacgtccaaacacacagtcactgcctcctttccttctgattcctctgtaactcactgatatattaacccctcctctccactccacctcccagtaacagcgaccagtcagaccagttctacacagcagctgttCCCAGcagtcaaacctgtctggatgatcaggataccactgatcctcctccacacgtgtcaccttcctgttgctgtcagacagtttgagttttctgtttactgtgtttgtgtcgactgtgagttgacaggaatctgatggagagaacaaacacaacacagctgcagttattgatggatcatgtgatcagtattaaagctttgatgatgacctcagagatgtgacactttgaagatgcttgaatgtgctgctttgtttccatcaatccattaaaacacacttacatCTCCacagacctggtgtcaaccatcggactccagcaggcgtcaccctgaaaggaggaggacggtcagagcagcagagactctttcagcagcacacatggacgttacatggctctcacactgttccactgataaaggaccagtccaacatggagacacagacacctgaatgcagcatctctaaagtcctgtcctgtgctcgtcatgttccagctcagtttacactcattattcagctttactcattGATGTTTCCTGGAGCTAGGCTAAAAGGTTCCCTGTCTGTCATGTCCAtgtgctaagctacgctaacagTTTCCTCTTCCCTTCAGTCATGGTGTGTAGCTGAGCTAACagtgttcttctgcttccactctttGTGTTAAGGTAGGCTAAAAGCttcctgagagtgtctgtctgtctgtacctgagagtttccagtctacagtgtggatcctccactttagctctcagcatcttctctcctgagtctcctggatggttgtagctcaggtccagctctctcagatttgaggtcttgaagctcagagctgaggccagagaagcacagccttcctctgtgagcagacagcctgacagcctgcacacacaaaacaacacaaacctgatggacaacacttggctggatgtttctcactctttgttttcttctttgtctttcagctacattttgctgcagatttgatgcatctgaagcaaataaagaatcaatctttcattttctttcactttcaaagtgtgagtcctgacctgagagcttccagtttacagtgtggactctccagtccagcagaaagactctccactcctgaatcctgcaggttgttgttagtcaggtccagctctgtcacactggaggactgggagctgaggactgaggacagagctccacagcttctctctgacagattacagccactcagtctgaagagacaaagacaagaatagaagtaaaacattaagtacagtattttctgtcctgttgaaaagacagcagtgaatttaacaacaaatacatcccactatgtccagaatacagcagcagtaAGTCCACCTATCAGGTGATCAGGAATCACAGAGTCATCAGGATCAATCAGAATCTCTGCTGGTGAGAAGGTGGACTGTTCAGGTggtcaaacatttgaacattgtTCTCCACATCTTCTCCTTCCTGCTTCTTGGccaacagctgaactgcagagttTAGTCATCGAACAAACATCAAACACTAAAGGTTTGTTctggtgtttccttttcattgacgTCTATCTGGAACATTCTATTTTGTAAAATGgtggaaactaaaacagaacctggaaccaagactgtacaggttcttacaggttctggttctgtgatgcaggttccaggttgttaagttcctgtagtggaagaggcctcattaacagtgttgggcagtaacgtcactacaaatagcgtcgttagtagtttaactacatttttctgtaacgacgtggtagcgtcgttgtttacaaaatcaaaaaacgtttcaacagcttagctaatcttttggtcatgtagcgcagtagcgaacgcaaaaagctacattttaaaatgatgaatgctgaactgcttgaagcggagcttcctgctctgctgcagtctcatctcacacttttaaggatcagacagtgacatcttctccaaacgccgacatgtctgtgtcgaccaatagaagcaGAGGaactgatgatgtcatcattcaacaatcccttcctgcgacttcactggatccacacacacacagacgctcgcttcagttcactgagagatggcagagaaggagtcagagtcaccgtggccctacctaaatagttatatgagtttttgtgaaaaaacggagaaaagttgttttcagatgcctactgtgccagcccaaggcgaagtttctgtcaacttcaaagacgtcaaatacaaatctgagaacccatatacaggtgagtacagaatatgcacaaccagcagcagttagctaaccaccacatgtcaaccgcagtataagatgcacacacaaacgagctacttttcaacatctaaaattcgcgtggcagtaaattaattaaattaagcgtaaggttgtggtggcagtgtgtgaatatgtataaattgggggattaaataattaaactgatacatataggagggaagaggtatgggagaaaacgaggtaacagtaaaaccaaaatctgtcttcttcagtattactgttaacactaatgagcaaatggctgaaaaaaataacagaaagggaaacaaaagtgatggcataaatgattaaatgtcttaatcttacactcaagaccaaaattgagttaagtagtagtggatacagcactttgggaaagcattgaatgattttacatagatattagacttaagaaataaaacttgatttaatacccaacgtgaatacccaaattatggataaaattgtcttactataatattgcttactttatatggaaatgatatcaaatgtaacctattataccctccaatgtaagtggtgtgttaatataagctactgcaacttaattatcagatacattatgtctgcaacacaaactaaaaagaaaatcaaaacaatgatttctaatgttaaaaggttgattcattttaaatatagctccacatattcctcagtgtatcaacttactaagtttggagcactgagaacaaaaatgatggtttaataataaacaagtcagcattttcttgtctccatttgactgacttcattagtccctgaaagtttttggtaagaaaaaaagtaacttgaatgtattaagctactttggccgtattgctgtagcttagcttgctacatttctgtgggtcatagcttcagtgtagtgaagcttgatttaacacggagtagctgatagcttagctcattacagtttacaagtagcttgcccaacactgttCATTAAGAGAAACTAGAGCTAAAGGTCAGTAACAGAACTTATGTGAGtcatagaaatacagaaaacctcccacctcagctgttctgttcatcatgaataaaaacacattttaaatggtcatcagttgaacaggttgatgagtcctgacctgagagcttccagtttacagtgtggactctccagtccagcagaaagactctccactcctgaatcctgcaggttgttgttagtcaggtccagctctgtcacactggaggactgggagctgaggactgaggacagagctccacagcttctctctgacagattacagccactcagtctgaagagacaaagacaagaaaagaagtaaaacattaagtacagtattttctgtcctgttgaaaagacagcagtgaatttaacaacaaatacatcccactatgtccagaatacagcagcagtaAGTCCACCTATCAGGTGATCAGGAATCACAGAGTCATCAGGATCAATCAGAATCTCTGCTGGTGAGAAGGTGGACTGTTCAGGTggtcaaacatttgaacattgtTCTCCACATCTTCTCCTTCCTGCTTCTTGTccaacagctgaactgcagagttTAGTCATCGAACAAACATCAAACACTAAAGGTTTGTTctggtgtttccttttcattgacgTCTATCTGGAACATTCTATTTtgtaaaatggtgaaaactaaaacagaacctggaaccaagactgtacaggttcttacaggttctggttctgtgatgcaggttccaggttgttaagttcctgtagtggaagaggcctcattaacagtgttgggcagtaatgtcactacaaatagcgtcgttagtagtttaactacatttttctgtaacgacgtgatagcgtcgttgtttacaaaatcaaaaaacgtttcaacagcttagctaatcttttggtcatgtagcgcggtagcgaacgcaaaaagctacattttaaaatgatgaatgctgaactgcttgaagcggagcttcctgctctgctgcagtctcatctcacacttttaaggatcagacagtgacatcctctccaaacgccgacatgtctgtgtcgaccaatagaagcaGAGGaactgatgatgtcatcattcaacaatcccttcctgcgacttcactggatccacacacacacagacgctcgcttcagttcactgagagatggcagagaaggagtcagagttaccgtggccctacctaaatagttatatgagtttttgtgaaaaaacggagaaaagttgttttcagatgcctactgtgccagcccaaggcgaagtttctgtcaacttcaaagacgtcaaatacaaatcagagaacccatatacaggtgagtacagaatatgcacaaccagcagcagttagctaaccaccacatgtcaaccgcagtataagatgcacacacaaacgagctacttttcaacatctaaaattcgcgtggcagta
This region of Acanthochromis polyacanthus isolate Apoly-LR-REF ecotype Palm Island chromosome 4, KAUST_Apoly_ChrSc, whole genome shotgun sequence genomic DNA includes:
- the LOC127533723 gene encoding mucin-22-like isoform X2, translated to MTTTMATTTTMTTTMDTTTTVTTTMDTTTNMTTTMATTTTMTTTMDTTTNMTTTMDTTNMTTTMAITTNMTTTMDTTTNMTTTMDTTNMTTTMATTTTMTTTMDTTTTMTTTMAITTNMTTTMDTTTTVTTTMDTTTNMTTTMDTTTNMTTTMATTTTMTTTMDTTTTMTTTMDTTTTMTTTMDTTTTMTTTMDTTTTMTTTMNNTSTMTSTMATTTTMTTTMATTTTMTTTMDTTTTVTTTMDTTTNMTTTMDTTTTMTTTMDTTTNMTTTMDTTTTMTTTMDTTTTVTTTMATTTTMTTTMDTTTTMTTTMATTTTMTTTMDTTTTMTTTMDTTTTMTTTMATTTTITTTMATTTTMTTTMATTTTMTTTMATTTTMTTTMDTTTTVTTTMATTTTTMTTTMATTTNMTTTMDTTTTMTTTMDTTAESQTAPYTLPLHYRVSLQKKSHSQLCRAPIIEGGGYKYDRQEWVALSPHRKTEDVIAMVTQRRLLSWL
- the LOC127533723 gene encoding mucin-22-like isoform X1 — its product is MATTTTMTTTMDTTTTVTTTMDTTTNMTTTMATTTTMTTTMDTTTNMTTTMDTTNMTTTMAITTNMTTTMDTTTNMTTTMDTTNMTTTMATTTTMTTTMDTTTTMTTTMAITTNMTTTMDTTTTVTTTMDTTTNMTTTMDTTTNMTTTMATTTTMTTTMDTTTTMTTTMDTTTTMTTTMDTTTTMTTTMDTTTTMTTTMNNTSTMTSTMATTTTMTTTMATTTTMTTTMDTTTTVTTTMDTTTNMTTTMDTTTTMTTTMDTTTNMTTTMDTTTTMTTTMDTTTTVTTTMATTTTMTTTMDTTTTMTTTMATTTTMTTTMDTTTTMTTTMDTTTTMTTTMATTTTITTTMATTTTMTTTMATTTTMTTTMATTTTMTTTMDTTTTVTTTMATTTTTMTTTMATTTNMTTTMDTTTTMTTTMDTTAESQTAPYTLPLHYRVSLQKKSHSQLCRAPIIEGGGYKYDRQEWVALSPHRKTEDVIAMVTQRRLLSWL